A window of the Kosakonia radicincitans DSM 16656 genome harbors these coding sequences:
- the mglA gene encoding galactose/methyl galactoside ABC transporter ATP-binding protein MglA yields the protein MVSNNTQSSGEFLLEMSNINKSFPGVKALDNVNLKVRPHSIHALMGENGAGKSTLLKCLFGIYQKDSGSILFQGQEIDFHSAKEALENGISMVHQELNLVLQRSVMDNMWLGRYPTKGMFVDQEKMYRDTKAIFDELDIDIDPRARVGTLSVSQMQMIEIAKAFSYNAKIVIMDEPTSSLTEKEVNHLFKIIRKLKERGCGIVYISHKMEEIFQLCDEITVLRDGQWIATQPLEGLDMDKIIAMMVGRSLNQRFPDKQNTPGETILEVRNLTSLRQPSIRDISFDLRKGEILGIAGLVGAKRTDIVETLFGIREKSSGTIKLHGKPINNHNANEAINNGFALVTEERRSTGIYAYLDIGFNSLISNIQNYKNKVGLLDNSRMKSDTQWVIDSMRVKTPGHRTQIGSLSGGNQQKVIIGRWLLTQPEILMLDEPTRGIDVGAKFEIYQLIAELAKKNKGIIIISSEMPELLGITDRILVMSNGLVSGIVDTKTTTQNEILRLASLHL from the coding sequence ATGGTCAGCAATAATACTCAGTCGTCAGGTGAATTCTTGTTGGAAATGAGCAATATCAACAAGTCTTTTCCAGGCGTAAAGGCACTCGATAATGTCAATTTAAAAGTCCGTCCACATTCCATTCATGCATTAATGGGTGAAAACGGCGCAGGTAAATCAACATTATTAAAATGTCTTTTTGGGATCTATCAAAAAGATTCCGGTAGCATTCTTTTTCAGGGACAAGAGATCGATTTCCATTCCGCGAAAGAAGCGCTGGAAAATGGTATTTCGATGGTTCACCAGGAACTTAACCTGGTGCTGCAACGTTCCGTGATGGACAATATGTGGCTGGGTCGTTACCCGACCAAAGGTATGTTTGTCGATCAGGAAAAAATGTACCGCGATACCAAAGCCATTTTTGATGAGCTGGATATTGATATTGATCCACGGGCGCGTGTGGGAACATTGTCTGTTTCACAAATGCAGATGATTGAAATTGCGAAAGCATTCTCCTATAACGCCAAAATCGTTATTATGGATGAACCAACTTCGTCTCTGACTGAAAAAGAAGTCAATCATCTTTTTAAAATTATCCGCAAGCTGAAAGAACGCGGCTGCGGTATTGTTTATATCTCCCATAAAATGGAAGAGATATTTCAGTTGTGTGATGAAATAACCGTCCTGCGCGATGGCCAGTGGATTGCCACTCAGCCGCTGGAAGGGCTGGATATGGATAAGATCATCGCCATGATGGTCGGACGTTCTCTGAACCAGCGCTTCCCGGATAAACAGAACACACCAGGGGAAACCATTCTTGAAGTGCGTAATCTGACCTCGTTGCGCCAGCCCTCCATTCGCGATATCAGCTTTGATTTGCGCAAAGGGGAAATTCTCGGCATTGCCGGGCTGGTAGGGGCGAAACGTACCGACATTGTTGAAACCCTATTCGGCATTCGCGAGAAATCATCCGGGACCATTAAGCTGCATGGCAAACCGATTAATAATCACAACGCCAATGAAGCGATTAATAATGGCTTCGCGCTGGTGACCGAAGAGCGCCGTTCTACCGGTATTTATGCTTACCTTGATATCGGTTTTAACTCATTGATTTCTAATATTCAAAACTATAAAAACAAAGTTGGCTTACTGGATAATAGCCGCATGAAGAGTGATACCCAGTGGGTTATCGACTCGATGCGTGTGAAAACGCCAGGACACCGCACACAAATTGGTTCGTTATCCGGTGGTAACCAGCAGAAGGTTATTATTGGCCGCTGGTTATTAACTCAGCCGGAAATTTTAATGCTCGATGAGCCGACCCGCGGTATTGATGTTGGTGCGAAATTTGAAATCTACCAACTGATTGCCGAACTGGCCAAGAAAAATAAGGGGATTATTATTATTTCCTCTGAAATGCCTGAGTTGTTAGGCATCACTGACCGTATTCTGGTAATGAGCAATGGCCTCGTCTCCGGGATTGTTGATACTAAAACGACAACGCAAAACGAAATTCTCCGTCTTGCGTCTTTGCACCTTTAA
- a CDS encoding CidB/LrgB family autolysis modulator, with amino-acid sequence MMTYIWWSLPLTLVVFFAARKLAARFKMPLLNPLLVAMIVIIPILLITGIPYDHYFQGSKVLNDLLQPAVVALAFPLYEQLHQIRARWKSIITICFVGSVVAMTSGAVIALLMGATPQIAASVLPKSVTTPIAMAVGGSIGGIPAISAVCVIFVGVLGAVFGHTLLNAMHIHTKSARGLAMGTASHALGTARCAELDYQEGAFSSLALVICGIITSLVAPFLFPIILAVVG; translated from the coding sequence ATGATGACGTATATCTGGTGGTCGTTGCCCCTGACGCTGGTGGTCTTTTTTGCCGCGCGTAAGCTGGCCGCACGTTTCAAAATGCCGTTGCTGAATCCACTGCTGGTGGCAATGATCGTGATTATCCCCATTCTCTTAATCACCGGCATCCCCTACGATCACTATTTTCAGGGCAGCAAAGTTCTGAACGATCTGCTGCAACCGGCAGTAGTCGCGCTGGCTTTTCCGCTCTATGAACAGCTACACCAGATCCGCGCGCGCTGGAAATCGATCATCACCATCTGTTTTGTCGGCAGCGTGGTTGCAATGACCAGCGGCGCCGTTATTGCTTTATTGATGGGCGCGACACCGCAAATCGCTGCATCGGTATTACCGAAATCGGTCACCACTCCTATTGCGATGGCCGTAGGCGGCAGCATTGGCGGTATTCCGGCAATCAGCGCCGTTTGCGTGATTTTTGTCGGTGTGCTGGGCGCGGTATTCGGTCATACCCTGCTGAATGCAATGCATATTCATACCAAATCCGCCCGTGGGCTGGCGATGGGAACCGCGTCACATGCGCTGGGCACCGCGCGCTGCGCAGAGCTGGATTACCAGGAAGGAGCGTTCAGCTCCCTGGCGCTGGTTATTTGCGGGATCATTACCTCCCTGGTCGCGCCATTTTTGTTCCCAATCATTCTGGCTGTCGTCGGTTAA
- the sanA gene encoding outer membrane permeability protein SanA codes for MLKRFFYSLLVLIGLLLLTALGLDRWMSWKTAPYIYDDLQDLPWRQVGVVLGTAKYYRTGVINQYYRYRIQGALNAYNSGKVNYLLLSGDNALQSYNEPVTMRKDLIAAGVDPADIVLDYAGFRTLDSIVRTRKVFDTNDFIIITQRFHCERALFIAQHMGIQAQCYAVPSPKDMWSVRVREFGARLGTIADLYLFKREPRFLGPLVPIPSMQEVPDDAQGYPAVTAGQLMELQKKAKN; via the coding sequence ATGCTAAAGCGTTTTTTCTACAGCCTGTTAGTCCTGATCGGCTTACTGCTGTTAACTGCGCTTGGCCTTGATCGCTGGATGAGCTGGAAAACCGCCCCCTATATTTATGACGATTTGCAGGATCTCCCCTGGCGTCAGGTTGGCGTGGTGCTTGGAACGGCAAAATATTACCGCACCGGCGTCATCAATCAGTATTACCGCTACCGGATTCAGGGCGCATTGAACGCCTACAACAGCGGCAAGGTCAACTACCTGCTGCTGAGCGGCGATAATGCGCTGCAAAGCTACAACGAACCGGTCACTATGCGTAAAGATTTGATTGCCGCAGGCGTCGATCCGGCAGACATCGTGCTCGACTATGCCGGTTTCCGCACGCTGGACTCCATTGTCCGCACGCGTAAGGTCTTCGACACTAACGATTTCATCATTATTACGCAGCGCTTCCACTGTGAGCGCGCACTGTTTATCGCGCAGCATATGGGGATTCAGGCGCAATGTTATGCCGTGCCTTCACCAAAAGATATGTGGAGCGTGCGGGTGCGCGAGTTTGGCGCCCGGCTGGGCACCATCGCCGATCTCTATCTCTTCAAACGCGAGCCGCGCTTCCTCGGCCCGCTGGTGCCGATTCCATCAATGCAGGAGGTTCCCGACGATGCGCAGGGCTATCCGGCAGTCACCGCCGGGCAGTTGATGGAATTGCAGAAGAAAGCGAAAAACTGA
- the mglC gene encoding galactose/methyl galactoside ABC transporter permease MglC, with translation MSALNKKTFLTYLKDGGIYVVLLVLLAIIIFQDPTFLSLLNLSNILTQSSVRIIIALGVAGLIVTQGTDLSAGRQVGLAAVVAATLLQSMENVNKVFPDMATMPIPVVILIVCAIGAVIGLVNGIVIAYLNVTPFITTLGTMIIVYGINSLYYDFVGASPISGFDSGFSTFTQGFVALGSFRLSYITFYALIAVAFVWVLWNKTRFGKNIFAIGGNPEAAKVSGVNVALNLLMIYALSGVFYAFGGMLEAGRIGSATNNLGFMYELDAIAACVVGGVSFSGGVGTVIGVVTGVIIFTVINYGLTYIGINPYWQYIIKGGIIIFAVALDSLKYARKK, from the coding sequence ATGAGTGCGTTAAATAAGAAAACTTTTCTCACTTATCTGAAAGACGGCGGTATTTACGTTGTTCTTTTAGTGTTACTGGCCATTATCATTTTTCAGGATCCCACTTTCTTAAGTCTGCTGAACTTAAGTAATATTCTGACCCAATCTTCAGTGCGTATTATTATTGCGCTGGGTGTGGCGGGCTTAATCGTTACTCAGGGTACTGACCTTTCCGCAGGGCGCCAGGTTGGGCTTGCCGCGGTGGTGGCGGCAACCTTGTTGCAGTCGATGGAAAACGTCAACAAAGTCTTCCCGGATATGGCGACCATGCCGATTCCGGTGGTGATTCTGATTGTCTGCGCAATCGGCGCGGTGATTGGTCTGGTGAACGGTATCGTGATTGCGTACCTTAACGTGACGCCGTTTATTACCACGCTCGGTACGATGATCATCGTTTACGGTATCAACTCCCTGTACTACGACTTCGTTGGCGCGTCGCCCATTTCTGGCTTCGACAGCGGCTTCTCGACCTTTACGCAGGGCTTTGTCGCGCTGGGCAGCTTCCGTCTGTCGTACATCACCTTCTATGCGTTGATTGCTGTCGCCTTTGTCTGGGTTCTGTGGAATAAAACCCGCTTTGGCAAAAATATTTTCGCCATCGGCGGTAACCCGGAAGCGGCGAAAGTCTCGGGCGTTAACGTTGCGCTGAACCTGCTGATGATTTATGCCCTTTCCGGTGTGTTCTACGCGTTCGGTGGGATGCTGGAAGCCGGTCGTATCGGTTCCGCGACCAACAACCTCGGCTTCATGTATGAGCTGGATGCGATCGCCGCGTGCGTGGTGGGCGGCGTCTCCTTCAGCGGCGGCGTGGGTACGGTTATCGGTGTGGTAACGGGTGTTATTATCTTCACCGTTATCAACTACGGCCTGACCTATATCGGTATCAACCCGTACTGGCAGTATATTATCAAGGGCGGAATCATCATTTTCGCCGTAGCGCTGGACTCATTAAAATACGCACGTAAGAAATAA
- the mglB gene encoding galactose/glucose ABC transporter substrate-binding protein MglB, whose protein sequence is MNKKVLTLSAVMASMLFGAAAHAADTRIGVTIYKYDDNFMSVVRKAIEKDAKAAPDVQLLMNDSQNDQSKQNDQIDVLLAKGVKALAINLVDPAAAGTVIEKARGQNVPVVFFNKEPSRKALDSYDKAYYVGTDSKESGVIQGDLIAKHWAANPAWDLNKDGQIQYVLLKGEPGHPDAEARTTYVIKELNDKGIKTQQLALDTAMWDTAQAKDKMDAWLSGPNANKIEVVIANNDAMAMGAVEALKAHNKSSIPVFGVDALPEALALVKSGAMAGTVLNDANNQAKASFDLAKNLAEGKGAADGTNWKIDNKIVRIPYVGVDKDNLAEIAGK, encoded by the coding sequence ATGAATAAGAAGGTGTTGACCCTTTCTGCTGTTATGGCAAGCATGCTTTTTGGCGCAGCCGCACACGCAGCCGATACCCGAATTGGTGTGACCATTTATAAGTATGACGACAACTTCATGTCTGTTGTGCGTAAAGCAATTGAGAAAGATGCCAAAGCAGCGCCGGATGTTCAGTTGCTGATGAACGACTCCCAGAACGACCAGTCAAAACAGAATGATCAGATCGACGTTCTGCTGGCGAAGGGCGTGAAAGCGCTGGCCATCAACCTGGTTGACCCGGCGGCAGCGGGCACGGTAATTGAAAAAGCGCGCGGCCAGAACGTTCCGGTTGTTTTCTTCAACAAAGAGCCTTCCCGTAAAGCGCTGGATAGCTACGACAAAGCCTACTATGTGGGGACTGACTCTAAAGAATCCGGCGTGATTCAGGGCGACCTGATTGCGAAACATTGGGCCGCTAACCCGGCATGGGACCTGAACAAAGACGGTCAAATCCAGTACGTACTGCTGAAAGGTGAACCGGGCCATCCGGATGCGGAAGCGCGTACCACGTACGTTATCAAAGAGCTGAACGACAAAGGTATCAAAACGCAGCAGCTGGCGCTGGATACCGCAATGTGGGATACCGCTCAGGCGAAAGATAAAATGGACGCCTGGCTCTCCGGCCCGAATGCAAACAAAATTGAAGTGGTTATCGCTAACAACGATGCGATGGCAATGGGCGCAGTTGAAGCACTGAAAGCACACAACAAGTCCTCCATCCCGGTCTTCGGCGTCGATGCGCTGCCAGAAGCACTGGCGCTGGTGAAATCCGGTGCGATGGCCGGTACGGTGCTGAACGATGCCAACAACCAGGCGAAAGCAAGCTTTGATCTGGCGAAAAACCTCGCTGAAGGTAAAGGCGCCGCTGATGGCACCAACTGGAAAATCGACAATAAAATTGTTCGTATCCCTTACGTTGGTGTAGATAAAGACAACCTGGCTGAAATTGCCGGTAAATAA
- the dusC gene encoding tRNA dihydrouridine(16) synthase DusC, protein MRVLLAPMEGVLDSLVRELLTEVNDYDLCITEFLRVVDQLLPVKSFHKICPELQRQSRTASGTLVRVQLLGQYPQWLAENAARAVELGSWGVDLNCGCPSKLVNGSGGGATLLKDPELIYRGAKAMREAVPSHLPVTVKVRLGWDSSARQFEIADAVQQAGATELAVHGRTKEDGYKAECINWQAIGEIRQRLSIPVIANGEIWDWQSAQDCMAATGCDAVMIGRGALNVPNLSRVVKYNEPRMPWPDVVALLAKYSRLEKQGDTGLYHVARIKQWLGYLRKEYNEASDLFAEIRTYKTSEEIAVAISRVKLNPE, encoded by the coding sequence ATGCGTGTATTACTGGCGCCGATGGAAGGTGTGCTCGATTCGCTGGTGCGCGAGCTGCTGACCGAGGTTAACGATTACGATCTGTGCATTACCGAGTTTTTGCGCGTGGTCGATCAACTGCTGCCGGTAAAATCATTCCATAAAATCTGCCCGGAGTTGCAGCGGCAAAGCCGCACCGCTTCCGGCACGCTGGTACGTGTTCAACTGCTGGGGCAATACCCGCAATGGCTGGCGGAAAATGCCGCGCGGGCGGTGGAACTCGGTTCATGGGGCGTTGATCTGAATTGCGGCTGTCCATCTAAACTGGTCAATGGCAGCGGCGGCGGCGCAACGTTACTGAAAGATCCTGAGCTGATTTATCGCGGCGCGAAAGCGATGCGCGAGGCAGTGCCGTCGCATTTACCCGTTACTGTTAAAGTGCGTCTCGGCTGGGATAGCTCCGCCCGGCAGTTTGAGATTGCCGATGCGGTACAGCAGGCGGGCGCGACGGAACTGGCGGTACACGGGCGCACCAAAGAAGACGGTTATAAAGCAGAGTGTATTAACTGGCAGGCCATTGGGGAGATCCGGCAGCGGTTATCGATCCCGGTGATTGCCAACGGCGAGATCTGGGACTGGCAAAGCGCCCAGGATTGTATGGCAGCCACCGGCTGCGATGCGGTGATGATCGGTCGCGGCGCGCTGAATGTGCCAAATCTGAGCCGGGTGGTGAAATACAACGAACCACGCATGCCGTGGCCTGATGTGGTGGCGCTGCTGGCGAAATATTCGCGGCTGGAAAAGCAGGGCGATACCGGTTTGTATCATGTGGCGCGTATTAAACAGTGGCTGGGTTATTTGCGCAAAGAATATAATGAAGCCAGTGATTTATTCGCTGAAATTCGTACCTATAAAACGTCGGAAGAGATAGCGGTGGCAATTTCACGTGTTAAGCTGAATCCAGAATAA
- the surE gene encoding 5'/3'-nucleotidase SurE encodes MKKTVMVLLVTALAAPGVQAAERAMRILLVNDDGCDSVGTLSLQQKLAAKGYDVWMVAPATNQSGIGSAITFKPNKIFDVKKVAEKRYCFPGTPADAVDFGLLGVLKDNPPDLVISGVNDGPNTGVAQLNSGTVGAAARAVRYGYPAIAASIGYLLTAEEMRSGWPSTHKYWPDAVDDVVSRVDKLHAKWQPGKPLLPAGTGVSINYPPLAKSAVKGEKYIGNERFPLPQHNYVLLEDGRAKQVMSEKVLTPSEADTDTGWLNRGYITLTIFDGEWNAPQYESSYQAIFR; translated from the coding sequence ATGAAAAAAACAGTGATGGTGTTGTTGGTAACGGCGCTGGCAGCGCCCGGCGTCCAGGCGGCGGAACGCGCCATGCGTATTTTGCTGGTCAATGATGATGGTTGTGATTCTGTGGGTACGCTTTCGCTGCAGCAGAAGCTGGCGGCGAAAGGGTATGACGTCTGGATGGTGGCGCCGGCGACGAATCAGAGCGGCATCGGTTCGGCGATCACCTTCAAACCGAACAAGATCTTCGACGTTAAAAAGGTGGCGGAGAAGCGTTACTGCTTCCCCGGAACCCCGGCGGATGCCGTGGATTTTGGCCTGCTCGGCGTGCTGAAGGATAACCCGCCGGATCTGGTAATTTCCGGCGTCAATGACGGGCCGAATACCGGTGTTGCGCAGCTCAATTCCGGCACCGTCGGCGCAGCGGCGCGCGCGGTACGCTATGGCTACCCGGCCATTGCCGCCAGCATTGGCTATTTACTGACTGCTGAAGAGATGAGGTCGGGCTGGCCAAGCACGCATAAATACTGGCCGGACGCTGTTGATGATGTGGTGTCGCGGGTCGATAAACTCCACGCTAAATGGCAGCCTGGCAAGCCGCTGTTGCCCGCTGGCACCGGGGTGAGCATTAACTACCCGCCGCTGGCGAAAAGTGCCGTGAAAGGTGAAAAGTATATTGGCAATGAGCGTTTTCCTCTGCCGCAACACAACTATGTGTTACTTGAGGACGGGCGGGCAAAACAGGTAATGAGTGAGAAAGTGCTGACGCCGAGCGAAGCGGATACGGATACCGGCTGGTTAAATCGCGGTTACATCACGCTGACGATTTTTGATGGTGAATGGAACGCGCCGCAGTATGAATCATCGTATCAGGCGATTTTCCGTTAA
- the cdd gene encoding cytidine deaminase, translating to MHPRFHTAFSGLTENLQTALAPLLADAHFPAMLSAEQVATLQRASGLNEDALAFALLPLAAACARTDLSHFNVGAIARGISGTWYFGANMEFAGSTLQQSVHAEQSAISHAWLRGEKSLSAVTVNYTPCGHCRQFMNELNSGLDLHIHLPGRAPHTLGHYLPDAFGPKDLEIKTLLMDNADHGFLPDGDELAQAAINAANQSHAPYTNSPAGVAILCRDGQIFSGRYAENAAFNPSLPPLQSALNLLSLNGYDYADIERAVLAERADAPLTQWDATAATLRTIGCHQIERLQLA from the coding sequence ATGCATCCACGTTTTCACACTGCTTTTTCCGGGCTTACGGAGAACCTGCAAACCGCGCTGGCACCGCTGCTGGCTGATGCGCACTTCCCCGCGATGTTGAGCGCAGAGCAGGTGGCAACATTGCAACGTGCCAGCGGTCTGAATGAAGACGCGCTGGCGTTTGCGCTGCTGCCGCTGGCCGCAGCATGCGCCCGTACCGATCTCTCTCATTTCAATGTTGGTGCCATCGCGCGCGGTATCAGCGGTACGTGGTATTTCGGCGCGAATATGGAGTTTGCTGGCAGCACCCTGCAACAATCTGTGCACGCCGAGCAAAGCGCCATCAGCCATGCCTGGCTACGCGGTGAAAAATCCCTCTCCGCCGTGACGGTGAACTACACGCCGTGTGGTCACTGTCGTCAATTTATGAATGAGCTCAACAGCGGGCTGGATCTGCATATTCATCTGCCGGGTCGCGCGCCGCATACGCTGGGTCATTACCTGCCGGATGCGTTTGGTCCGAAAGATCTGGAGATCAAAACGCTGCTGATGGATAACGCCGATCACGGTTTCCTGCCGGACGGCGATGAACTGGCGCAGGCGGCAATTAACGCAGCGAATCAGAGCCACGCGCCGTATACCAACTCCCCTGCCGGCGTGGCCATTTTGTGTCGTGACGGGCAGATTTTCAGCGGTCGTTATGCCGAAAATGCTGCCTTCAACCCGTCGCTGCCGCCGTTACAAAGCGCGCTGAACCTGCTGAGCCTTAACGGTTATGATTACGCCGATATTGAACGGGCCGTGCTGGCAGAACGTGCTGATGCGCCACTAACCCAGTGGGATGCCACCGCCGCCACGCTGCGCACCATTGGCTGTCATCAGATAGAACGCCTGCAACTCGCCTGA
- a CDS encoding CidA/LrgA family protein, with amino-acid sequence MSKSLNIIWQYLRAFVLIYACLYAGIWLSSLLPITIPGSIIGMLIMFVLLALQILPAKWVNPGCFLLIRYMALLFVPIGVGVMQYYDLLRAQFGPIIVSCAVSTVIVFLVVSWSTHLVHGERKVAGQKGSKE; translated from the coding sequence ATGAGTAAATCATTGAATATTATCTGGCAATATCTTCGTGCTTTCGTGCTTATCTATGCCTGTCTTTATGCAGGTATCTGGCTCTCTTCGCTACTGCCAATCACGATTCCTGGCAGCATTATTGGCATGCTGATTATGTTTGTGCTGCTGGCGCTGCAAATCCTTCCGGCGAAGTGGGTCAATCCTGGCTGCTTCCTGCTAATCCGCTATATGGCGCTGCTGTTCGTCCCGATTGGCGTGGGGGTGATGCAGTATTACGACCTGCTGCGGGCGCAGTTCGGGCCGATTATTGTTTCCTGTGCCGTCAGCACGGTAATTGTCTTTTTGGTGGTGAGCTGGAGTACGCATCTGGTACACGGCGAACGCAAAGTAGCAGGACAAAAAGGTAGCAAAGAATGA
- a CDS encoding OprD family outer membrane porin, producing MAPFKLSLPLVFISVCTAPVGATPFLTDSQLDLTLKNIWMFNTGDQMALLGVGDQSAWAQAAHLDYQSGWYGDLLGIDASWYSVAKLSANASFAGRDLLRDNHGHAEGFNKIGQLYAKLKWGDEAAYARLYAGWRQLYKFGALNVTRSRAAPSSWQGISMESGWGAISARGAWVTRFSERDEPEKHRFYTLASNKPIDHIATGEIIWSPSKNTRISWMTGESDNYLLRHGIEAQFSIPVAERQNLLLRGAWYYNRGLDKWEGARGFSHSARHLFTLVGYQYHHMESGIGWSKTKAPLNNGLGSFYWHLGKNTRGAFNSPADGEGNDYVNDGEQMFYLYGKYAFSPEFTVGLYGNYGYNINYQNTALTEWEYGGYFAWTPKRLEGFSLFAGIGPSYGWKLNNGKPWLTEDKRTFHRSKGIGGAVSVEYKFGLFN from the coding sequence ATGGCACCTTTTAAATTATCACTCCCTCTGGTTTTTATTTCCGTCTGCACAGCGCCTGTTGGTGCCACGCCTTTTCTTACCGATAGCCAACTCGATCTCACGCTAAAAAACATCTGGATGTTTAACACCGGCGATCAGATGGCGTTGCTCGGCGTGGGCGATCAGAGTGCCTGGGCGCAGGCGGCGCATCTGGATTATCAAAGCGGCTGGTATGGCGATCTGCTGGGCATTGACGCCTCCTGGTACAGCGTGGCGAAACTCTCGGCGAACGCGTCATTCGCCGGGCGCGACCTGCTGCGAGACAATCATGGTCATGCGGAAGGTTTCAATAAAATAGGGCAACTCTACGCAAAGCTTAAGTGGGGCGATGAAGCGGCGTACGCGCGGCTATATGCGGGCTGGCGGCAGCTTTATAAATTTGGCGCGCTGAACGTAACGCGCAGCCGCGCGGCACCGAGCAGCTGGCAGGGCATCAGCATGGAAAGCGGCTGGGGCGCGATTTCGGCGCGCGGCGCCTGGGTGACGCGTTTTTCGGAACGCGATGAGCCGGAAAAGCACCGTTTCTATACCCTCGCCAGTAATAAACCGATCGATCATATTGCAACGGGAGAAATCATCTGGAGCCCGTCGAAAAATACACGAATAAGCTGGATGACGGGCGAAAGTGATAATTACCTTTTACGCCATGGCATAGAAGCGCAATTTTCAATACCGGTTGCCGAACGGCAAAATCTCTTATTACGCGGCGCCTGGTATTACAATCGTGGGCTTGATAAATGGGAAGGCGCACGAGGTTTTAGCCATAGCGCCCGGCATCTTTTTACGCTGGTGGGTTATCAATATCACCATATGGAATCGGGTATCGGCTGGTCAAAAACCAAAGCGCCGCTAAATAATGGTTTAGGGAGTTTTTATTGGCATCTGGGGAAAAATACCCGGGGCGCATTTAATAGTCCGGCGGACGGTGAAGGAAATGATTATGTCAATGATGGCGAACAAATGTTTTATCTCTACGGCAAATATGCCTTCTCGCCGGAATTTACCGTCGGCCTGTATGGTAATTACGGTTACAACATCAATTATCAAAATACCGCATTAACTGAATGGGAGTACGGCGGATATTTCGCCTGGACGCCGAAACGCCTCGAAGGTTTTTCGCTGTTTGCCGGAATAGGTCCCAGCTACGGCTGGAAACTGAACAATGGAAAACCGTGGCTCACCGAAGATAAACGCACTTTTCATCGCTCAAAAGGCATCGGTGGCGCGGTTTCCGTGGAATACAAATTTGGTCTGTTTAATTAA
- the galS gene encoding HTH-type transcriptional regulator GalS produces the protein MITIRDVARHAGVSVATVSRVLNNSALVSQDTRETVMKTVAQLGYRPNANAQALATQVSDTIGVVVMDVSDAFFGALVKAVDTVAQQHDKYVLIGNSYHEAEKERHSIEVLIRQRCNALIVHSKALSDEELAGFMEQVPGMVLINRLVPGYAHRCVCLDNVSGAVMATRMLLNNGHQRIGYLASSHHIEDNDLRRDGWFRALEEQGIVAPDSWVGTGSPDMQGGEAAMVELLGRNLQLTAVFAYNDSMAAGALTALKDNGIAVPQHLSLIGFDDIPIARYTDPQLTTVRYPVASMARLATELALLGAAGKLDLQASHCFMPTLVRRHSVAARQTVAPITNL, from the coding sequence ATGATCACCATTCGTGACGTTGCCCGTCATGCGGGCGTCTCCGTCGCGACGGTTTCCCGCGTGCTGAATAATAGCGCGCTGGTAAGCCAGGATACGCGTGAGACGGTGATGAAAACGGTCGCCCAGCTTGGTTACCGCCCGAATGCCAACGCGCAGGCGCTGGCCACGCAGGTGAGCGATACCATCGGCGTGGTGGTGATGGATGTCTCGGATGCCTTCTTCGGCGCGCTGGTCAAAGCGGTGGATACCGTCGCGCAGCAGCACGATAAATATGTGCTGATCGGCAACAGTTACCATGAAGCCGAAAAGGAGCGCCACTCTATCGAAGTGCTGATCCGCCAGCGCTGTAACGCCCTGATTGTTCACTCGAAAGCGTTGAGCGATGAGGAGCTGGCAGGCTTTATGGAGCAGGTTCCGGGCATGGTGCTGATCAACCGGTTAGTACCAGGATATGCCCACCGCTGCGTCTGCCTTGATAACGTCAGCGGGGCGGTAATGGCAACCCGCATGTTGCTGAATAATGGTCATCAGCGCATCGGCTATCTGGCGTCCAGTCACCATATTGAAGACAACGATCTGCGCCGTGACGGCTGGTTCCGTGCGCTGGAAGAGCAGGGGATTGTGGCGCCGGATAGCTGGGTTGGCACTGGTTCGCCGGATATGCAGGGCGGGGAAGCGGCAATGGTTGAGCTGCTTGGTCGCAATCTGCAACTCACCGCTGTCTTTGCCTACAACGACAGCATGGCAGCAGGGGCGTTGACGGCGCTGAAAGATAACGGCATTGCGGTGCCGCAGCATTTATCATTGATTGGCTTCGATGATATTCCCATCGCCCGTTACACCGATCCGCAACTGACGACTGTGCGCTATCCGGTGGCGTCAATGGCGCGCCTTGCTACTGAGCTGGCGCTGCTGGGAGCCGCAGGGAAGCTGGATCTGCAGGCGTCGCACTGCTTTATGCCTACGCTGGTGCGCCGCCACTCTGTTGCCGCCCGGCAAACTGTGGCACCGATCACTAACTTATAA